The Campylobacter armoricus sequence CACATTACCTTTAGATTTGCTCATTTTTTGACCCTTCTCATCTACGGTAAAACCATGGGTAAGGATATTTTTATATGGAGCTTTATGATTAATTGCGGTTGAGATTAAAAGCGAGCTTTGAAACCATCCGCGGTGTTGATCGCTTCCTTCAAGATACATCGAAGCTTGATATTCTCCTGCGTCGTATCTGTTTGAATTTAGCACTGCTTCCCAAGTACTGCCACTATCAAACCAAACATCTAAAATATCATAAACTTTTTCTAAGTTATTTGGGTCATATTTGCTATTTGGCGGTAATAAATCTTTAATTTCTAAATCCCACCAAATATCAGCACCATTTTCTTCAAAAAGACTTATCAAGTGATCTAAAATTTCATCATCAAAAACTACCTCTTTAGTAGTTTTATCTCTAAAAAAAGCTATAGGCACACCCCAATCTCTTTGTCTTGATATACACCAATCAGGGCGATTTTCTATCATGGAGCTAAGTCTTTTTACTCCGCTTTCTGGGTAAAATTTCACATTATTTAACTGCTCTAGTGCTAATTCTCTTAAAGATTTTCCATCTAGCTTTTTCTCATCCATTAAAATAAACCATTGCTTTGTTGCTCTATAAATAACAGGTTTATGTGTTCTCCAACAAAATGGATAAGAATGTGTAAATTTAGAACTTTCAAGTAAAGCTTCACCGAGCAATTCTAAAATACGCTCATTTGCTTTAAAAATATGAAGTCCTATAAACTCGCTTAATAAATGTTCTGGTAAAAGTCCTTTAACTCTTAGCGTTTCATCATAACATCCACCATCATCTACTGGCATAATCACTTCAATACCATATTTTAAACATACATAATAATCATCCTCACCATGTCCTGGTGCAGTATGAACAAGTCCTGTTCCACCTTCCATTAAAACATGATCGCCTAAGATTAAAGTGGATTTTCTTTGATTAAGTGGATTGATAGCATTTAAATTTTCAAATTCAGCACCTAAAAGTTCTTTTTGAATTCCGCCCTTAGTAAAACCTTTATTTATCATAGCTTCAAGTAATGCTTTAGCAAAAATAAAACCTTCTTCAGTAATAACATATTTTTCATTTGGATTTAAAGATATAGCTTGATTTGCTGGTAAAGTCCAAGGCGTAGTAGTCCAAATGACTGCTTTTGCTTTTTCAACGCTTAATTTTTCACAAGAGTTTTTATCAAGTTCAAATGCTACAAAAATAGAGTAATCTTCTTTGTCCTCATACTCCACTTCAGCTTCTGCTAACGCGCTCTTAGCAGCCCAACTCCAAAAAACAGGCTTACTTCTTTCTAGCAAAAGTCCTTTTTTAGCTATCTTGCATAAAGCTTTGTAAATGTCAGCTTCAAAAGCATTTTTCATAGTTAAATATGGCTCATCCCAATCAGCTATTACACCTAAAGATTTAAACTCATCTCTTTGAATATTTACAAACTCTCGTGCATGTTCTCTGCAAAATTCACGAATTTCTTTTTTACTAAGACTTTGTTTTTTTTCTTTAAGCTTTACTTCAACTTGCTGTTCTATAGGCAAACCATGACAATCCCAACCCGGAGTAAAACGCACTTTTTTGCCTTGAAAATAATGCATTTTTATAATGATATCTTTTAAAATTTTATTTAAAGCATGACCAATATGCAAATGCCCATTAGCATAAGGAGGTCCATCATGCAGGGTAAAACTCTCATTTACTCCTTGTCTTTTTTGTTTCATTTTCTCATAAGCATAATTATTTTCAAACCACTTGTTAAAACGCTTAGGCTCAAGCTCTGCTAAATTTGCACGCATTGCAAAAGTAGTATTTGGAAGCAATAGCGTATCTTTATAATCCATACTATCCACCTTAAAAATTTAAAAATAGTTAATTCTACTTAAAATACTTTTAATTTGCACTTATTTTTTTGCTATAATCGCACTAAAAAAGGAAAATCATGAAACACTTAATTATTGTCATAGGAAATGAGCTTATTATAAATGAAAATTATATGCGTTATATTCAAGAAGAGTATAAAAAACAATTCTTAGAACTTCATGAGTTAAAATTTATTTCTAAACCTGATAAAGATCTTCCTTTTTTACTTGAAAAACTCTCTCAAAAATATAAATATATAACAATTTTTAGCATAAATGAATACTATGCTACTATAGCAAAAATCATAGCAACATTAAATGATGATGTTTTGATTTTAGAAAATGACACCTTAGTGCCTTCAAAAGCAACTCGTGTAAAAAATAGTTTTATAAGCAGTTTTAAACAATGCTATATTAATCTACTAAACACAAACATAGAAACAAAATTACCTCAAATTTTACAAGAACCGCAATTAAACTATGCATACTTTTGTCTTTTGGATATAGATGAGATGAGTGCAAATATTTTACTAGGAACACTAACTACTTCGTTTGATATACAGATAAAATCAAGTGCATTATTAGAAAATTTAATTTGTATAAGAGCTAGTGCTAGTCAATATGGCAAATTAGAAGGTTTTTTAAAAGGGGTTTTTAAACTTTTCACCGGTAAAGTTTTTTTAGGCAACGACCCTATAAAATTTATAGCAAAAAAACTTTTGGAAAAGAATTTAAAAATTTCCTTTGCAGAAAGCTGTACTGCCGGACTTTGTGCTTCAAAACTAGCTGAAAATTCTGGAATTTCTAGTATTTTTGAAGGCTCTTTGATAACTTATTCTAATCGCTTAAAAAACTCTTGGCTTGGAGTGAGTAATGATACCTTAGAAAGTGTAAGCGAATATTCTGATCGTTGTATTTATTTTATGCTAAAAGGAACATTTAAAACCACAAATTGTGATTTTGCTTTAGCAATTAGTGGTGTAGCAGGAGAAGATGATGATAAAAACACAAAAGCAGGCACCATCTATATAGGAGCTATGTATAAAGATGGAACCTTTTTACAAGAATGTATTCATATACAAGGTAATAGAAACTACACAAGAGAGCAAGCTAGTTTAGCTGCTTATAGCTTAATGCTTAAGTTAAAACCTGAGATTTTCCTTGGTATTTAATTTATCTAAAAAATATATTTTAAGTGATGATTAAAACAAAGGGTTAAAAATACACCCCACCACTTAAATATAATTTCATTCTATGTTCATCATCGTGTTTGTATTTATGTAATGCTCTTGCTCCATCAAGTTTTATATAATACTCATTAGCTTTATTATAAAGTATTTGCAAACCTAGCGCATCTAAGAAATGTTCATCATCTCTTCTATTACCTGAATCTTTTTCATACCAAGCATAACCTACATCATAAAAAGGAGTAAAGTAAAAATTCGTATTTGGTATATTTATTCTTACACCAAAGTTAGCTATGATAGTATTATCTCCATCACCATCTCCATTATCATAAGCTCTTACTCCATAAGCTCCACCTAAAGATGAACTCTCAGAAGAATCAAGTTCAAAATTTCCTAATACCTTTTGATAGTTTATATTAATCGTATGGGTAATGTATTCATTAAAACTATAATAATTATTCACACTAGCATTAAGTTTTCTAAACCAACCAAAGCCTTTAGAATCACTTTTAGAAGTATCTCCAAATATAGTAGTTCCATCATCATTAACCTTACCTACACTTATCTTAGCACTATAGCTTAAGGTATTGTTTTCAAATCCTCTAAATAAACCTTCTAAACCTACACTTCCTACATTAGAGCTTTTATCAAAGGTTAAAAGATCTAAGGTTACATCACTAAGTATTTTATGATAAATACTAGAAGTAAAATATAAAGATGAATTTGTATTTATCCATACAGGATAAGAAAAGTCTATACCAAAATTCCTAGAAGTACCACTAAAACCTAAACCTTCATATTCTCCACCTAAAGAATATGAACCTTGAGATATGCTTGGAGTAACTTTTAAATTTCCTATAAAGAAAGTATAACTTGCTCCATAATTGATTTGTCTTTCATCACTAGTTTGTAAGTAAAAATTATAATAATCTCCCATATTAAGTATAGAATTAAATCCCATACTAATACCAGCTCTATATTCTCCTGCACTCTTAATACCATAATTATCAGCATATAATAATACATTAGCCTTGCTATCAGGTTCTACTTCTATAACTATATCAGTTTCTCCTACATTCTCTCCTGCTTGTAAGCCTGCTAGGGTTTGAACTCCATACATTTCATTGACTTTATATACACTATCTTCTATTAATTTAGTAGAAATGATTTTGCCTTTGATTCTTTGATTTAGCTTACTTTCTAAAAAATGATCTTTGATAGTAGTTTTATTTTTAATAATATATTTGCCTAATACTCCTAAAGAAATATTTATTTGAATACTTTCTTCATCAAATTCTTGTTGAGGAACATAAGCTGTTGCTGCAGGATAACCATTTACTTGGAAATAATAAGCAATGATATTAGATATATCTTGTAAATCTTGTAGGCTAAATTTTCTAGCACTAAATTCACTTACTAAGTTTTGTAAATCTTCTTCTTTAATACCTAGCTTTTCAAAGCTAGTATCTTTATTAGTAAGAACAAACTTATATTTGGTTATAGCTATTTTATTAGTAGTAGTATTGGTATTAGTTTGGCTAGTTGGGTTGTTGTTAGAATTATGATTGGTATTAAAGCTATTATTAGTTGAGTTAGAATTATTATTTGTTTTATCTTTTATACTAGAGTTGGTGTTAGTTTTATTATTGTTTGTTTTAGTGCTTTGGTTAGTTGAGTTTTTATTAGTAGTATTAGTGCTTTGGTTATTAGTTTCTTCATTAGCTTCATCTTCTTGTTTTAGCTTTTCTTTTAATTCTTCTTTTTTTCTTCAAAGTCTTTTTTAGCTTCTTGCCCTTTTATATAGTCTTGTTTGGTTTTTAGATTTTCTTTGATGGCTTTATTTTGAGGGAGGTTTCTATCAGGGGATAATTCTATAACTTTTTCTATATCATTTTTAGCTATGCTAATACTTCCTTCATTAGCATAGATTAAAGAGCTAATTGCTATGGTGCTAAGTAAAAGTTTTTTCATGGTTTTCCTTAATTTTATATTCTTTAAATTAAAATTATTGTTTTTATTATTAGTTGATAAACACAATTATGCTTATATTTATTATAAACACTAGGATAAATCCTAGTGTTTGTTTTATATGTTTATTAGACTACATTCCCCCTACCACACAAGGATTCATAGTTTTATAATTATCACTTACTATGCAAGTTCTTGATCTTTGTTTCATAGAAGCTTCTTCTACTTCTTGCTTTTCATCTTCTTCATATTCAAAAGTAGGTGTTTGTTTTTGAGCATTAGCTACTTGGCGTGATACTTTTTTATAATCTTCATTTTCATTACCATCAACTACTATTTCATCTAAATTAGGTATAAGTAAAGCTACATTATCAAATTTACCTATTATTTTAAAGTGATTATTTGAATCAGTGCTAGTTTTATTTTGATAAGTTTGTAATAATTCTTGATTATTATTTATACTAGCAAAAAGCTCTTTACTAAGATTATCTAATCTATCTACTTCAGCTTTTAAAGCATTTAAAGTTGCATCATTTTTTATACTAGGATTTTCATTGACTTTTTTAACATAGTCATTGTATTTTGCTATGGCTATTTTTAATTGCTCTTGAGCTGTTTTTAAATCTGTTATGTTTTGATTATAATTAACAACTAAATTTTTTAAATCATCACTTAAAAAATCAAATAAATCATTTTTGTTTTTGATTGTTTTTTTAGTATTAGCTATTAAAGTGTTTTTAACACTTAAACCATTTGCTTCAAATTTATCATTACTTGCAGTGCTTAAGCCATTGTTTTCATAAGCTAAAAGAAAGTCTAAACTTTGAACTACTTCTAAAGCTTTTGTTGTATCTCCTTTTAGAAAGTATTTAGCTATAAAGTTAGTTTTTTGTTCCTCATTCATATTAGTATAGTTAGTTTTATCTTTAAGCATATTAAGT is a genomic window containing:
- a CDS encoding ShlB/FhaC/HecB family hemolysin secretion/activation protein, with the protein product MKEEDLQNLVSEFSARKFSLQDLQDISNIIAYYFQVNGYPAATAYVPQQEFDEESIQINISLGVLGKYIIKNKTTIKDHFLESKLNQRIKGKIISTKLIEDSVYKVNEMYGVQTLAGLQAGENVGETDIVIEVEPDSKANVLLYADNYGIKSAGEYRAGISMGFNSILNMGDYYNFYLQTSDERQINYGASYTFFIGNLKVTPSISQGSYSLGGEYEGLGFSGTSRNFGIDFSYPVWINTNSSLYFTSSIYHKILSDVTLDLLTFDKSSNVGSVGLEGLFRGFENNTLSYSAKISVGKVNDDGTTIFGDTSKSDSKGFGWFRKLNASVNNYYSFNEYITHTININYQKVLGNFELDSSESSSLGGAYGVRAYDNGDGDGDNTIIANFGVRINIPNTNFYFTPFYDVGYAWYEKDSGNRRDDEHFLDALGLQILYNKANEYYIKLDGARALHKYKHDDEHRMKLYLSGGVYF
- the ileS gene encoding isoleucine--tRNA ligase translates to MDYKDTLLLPNTTFAMRANLAELEPKRFNKWFENNYAYEKMKQKRQGVNESFTLHDGPPYANGHLHIGHALNKILKDIIIKMHYFQGKKVRFTPGWDCHGLPIEQQVEVKLKEKKQSLSKKEIREFCREHAREFVNIQRDEFKSLGVIADWDEPYLTMKNAFEADIYKALCKIAKKGLLLERSKPVFWSWAAKSALAEAEVEYEDKEDYSIFVAFELDKNSCEKLSVEKAKAVIWTTTPWTLPANQAISLNPNEKYVITEEGFIFAKALLEAMINKGFTKGGIQKELLGAEFENLNAINPLNQRKSTLILGDHVLMEGGTGLVHTAPGHGEDDYYVCLKYGIEVIMPVDDGGCYDETLRVKGLLPEHLLSEFIGLHIFKANERILELLGEALLESSKFTHSYPFCWRTHKPVIYRATKQWFILMDEKKLDGKSLRELALEQLNNVKFYPESGVKRLSSMIENRPDWCISRQRDWGVPIAFFRDKTTKEVVFDDEILDHLISLFEENGADIWWDLEIKDLLPPNSKYDPNNLEKVYDILDVWFDSGSTWEAVLNSNRYDAGEYQASMYLEGSDQHRGWFQSSLLISTAINHKAPYKNILTHGFTVDEKGQKMSKSKGNVILPQNVAKNYGVEILRLWIMLSDYSSDLKISDNILKQVSEQYRKIRNTIRFLLANTNDIEFLETKNFTLLDKWILMRAKIAFETCENAFERYEFAKGFSVLLNFLSADLSGIYLDICKDRLYCNAKDDTKRISAQSAMVLIARKLFTLLAPSLTYTIDEALEHANAAIKENAKDVFDLVLKNGFDYEFKVEDELFIKSREKFFEIIDTLKKDKLIKSTLELSLQTSANELLSEDIEEIADWFMVSSVESLDDKEALSEFKIDNLSFKIVRSSLHKCPRCWKFLAKEEECLCPRCNGVEKAKNV
- a CDS encoding CinA family protein, producing the protein MKHLIIVIGNELIINENYMRYIQEEYKKQFLELHELKFISKPDKDLPFLLEKLSQKYKYITIFSINEYYATIAKIIATLNDDVLILENDTLVPSKATRVKNSFISSFKQCYINLLNTNIETKLPQILQEPQLNYAYFCLLDIDEMSANILLGTLTTSFDIQIKSSALLENLICIRASASQYGKLEGFLKGVFKLFTGKVFLGNDPIKFIAKKLLEKNLKISFAESCTAGLCASKLAENSGISSIFEGSLITYSNRLKNSWLGVSNDTLESVSEYSDRCIYFMLKGTFKTTNCDFALAISGVAGEDDDKNTKAGTIYIGAMYKDGTFLQECIHIQGNRNYTREQASLAAYSLMLKLKPEIFLGI